The Cohnella abietis genome has a segment encoding these proteins:
- a CDS encoding response regulator transcription factor has translation MPNIMVIDDEEMIRAGIVSIIRRLAPQWTVSECKDAQSAMRNIPLDKPDLMLIDISMPGMDGLELAHFLKEHHPAILKIVLTGHDKFAYVQNAMRADVVDYLLKPIIREELVEALEKAERLFNERAQVQQEVELARTKRLEQALLELLSGDLHSEEQLKQLLLDNGWSLNEVEYSFLMLIRDEDGFPQYDEIVPKLRESFLANFEEVENSYAFFADSRHFFVLSSGRNLGIDVIRQWWLEAWAAESGELGHNNTGNQHIAAAGASFASLGNLPEVFGDTIHEIYSSETGQKKLDSIYGDKERNDQQNQIRIALETNDSESLSDYLDGELKVIKQQAQDHHSILQLRLIHFLLIMLLPVLNQTESKLSLSLREIVANALSRLALPGSTIHLLTILSELEGRIRIMSLNLTGTVEKNKVIEIVKDYIHKYYGDKSLKLEALSKIVHLNPNYLSDLFKEVTGENYLVFLTSVRMNHAKKLLRETHLKNYEISDKTGYSSAKYFCKLFRQHYGMTPSEYRNRAELTIELEAE, from the coding sequence TTGCCGAATATCATGGTCATTGACGATGAGGAAATGATTCGTGCAGGAATCGTTTCTATTATTAGGCGGCTTGCTCCTCAATGGACTGTTAGCGAGTGTAAGGATGCTCAGAGCGCGATGAGAAACATACCTCTGGATAAACCAGACCTTATGCTTATCGATATTTCTATGCCGGGTATGGACGGGTTAGAACTGGCCCATTTCCTTAAGGAGCATCACCCAGCTATTCTGAAGATTGTGCTTACTGGACATGATAAATTCGCCTATGTTCAAAATGCGATGCGGGCTGATGTTGTTGATTATCTGTTAAAGCCAATCATTCGCGAGGAGCTAGTAGAGGCTCTGGAGAAAGCCGAGCGACTATTTAACGAGCGTGCTCAGGTGCAGCAGGAGGTGGAGTTAGCAAGAACCAAAAGGCTGGAACAAGCGCTGTTAGAGCTTCTGAGTGGAGATCTGCATTCGGAAGAGCAATTGAAACAGCTGTTGTTGGATAACGGTTGGAGTCTAAACGAAGTGGAATATTCCTTTCTGATGCTCATTCGGGACGAAGATGGCTTCCCACAGTATGATGAAATTGTCCCCAAGTTAAGGGAGAGCTTTCTAGCGAATTTTGAAGAAGTGGAAAATAGTTATGCGTTCTTTGCGGATTCCCGACATTTCTTCGTATTAAGCTCAGGTAGGAATCTAGGAATAGATGTCATTAGGCAATGGTGGTTAGAGGCATGGGCTGCCGAATCTGGGGAGCTAGGTCATAATAATACGGGAAACCAGCATATAGCAGCTGCAGGTGCTTCGTTCGCATCTCTGGGGAATTTGCCAGAGGTATTTGGAGATACCATTCATGAGATTTATAGCTCGGAGACAGGACAGAAGAAGCTGGATTCGATCTATGGAGATAAGGAGCGGAATGATCAGCAAAACCAAATTCGGATTGCATTAGAAACGAATGATTCCGAATCACTTTCGGACTATCTCGATGGTGAGTTAAAAGTGATTAAACAACAGGCTCAAGATCATCATTCTATCCTGCAGCTGAGGCTCATCCATTTCTTGCTTATAATGCTGCTACCCGTACTAAACCAGACAGAATCCAAGCTGAGCTTAAGTCTGCGAGAAATAGTAGCTAATGCGCTTTCCCGCCTAGCATTGCCGGGATCTACGATCCATCTGCTGACTATTCTATCAGAGCTGGAAGGTCGTATTAGGATAATGTCGCTAAACCTTACGGGCACTGTGGAAAAAAACAAAGTCATCGAAATCGTTAAAGACTATATCCACAAATACTATGGAGATAAATCTCTCAAGCTAGAAGCCTTGTCTAAAATCGTACACTTGAACCCCAACTATTTAAGTGATTTGTTTAAGGAGGTAACCGGAGAAAATTACTTGGTGTTTTTAACATCGGTGCGAATGAATCATGCGAAGAAGCTGCTAAGGGAAACCCATTTGAAAAACTATGAGATTAGTGATAAAACGGGCTACTCTTCTGCGAAATACTTCTGTAAGCTATTTCGACAGCATTATGGAATGACGCCATCCGAATATCGTAATCGTGCTGAGCTCACGATTGAGCTAGAAGCGGAGTGA
- a CDS encoding carbohydrate ABC transporter permease: MTAKQKRGLFIASFILPTLVLYCIFTLYPIVKALYISLFDWSGSSENMDFVGLANFREMYADPIIYKSISNDYFLIFWKVIGIMIMAIFFAVALTRFKMRGANFYRVVFFFPNVLSIVVIAVLWRFIYNPSLGFLNGFLSFILNRKVEIPWLGDSQYSLWALLPPAIWSGIGFFMILMIAAIKSIPAALYESAEMDGARQWKQFTNITLPLIWEQVKVSVVLIVITSLNGSFAIVSVMTEGGPDNSTQVLGYYLYQMGFKQYHMGYASSIGVLILVLSLITTVILQRLMKREVVEVS, from the coding sequence GTGACAGCTAAACAGAAGCGCGGATTATTTATTGCCTCTTTTATTTTACCGACTCTAGTCCTGTATTGTATTTTCACGTTGTATCCGATCGTTAAAGCTCTATATATCAGTCTATTCGATTGGTCAGGCTCTTCTGAGAATATGGATTTTGTCGGACTCGCTAATTTCCGCGAAATGTATGCAGATCCGATCATATACAAATCGATATCGAACGACTATTTCCTTATTTTCTGGAAAGTAATCGGAATTATGATCATGGCCATCTTTTTCGCTGTAGCCCTTACGCGGTTTAAGATGAGAGGGGCCAACTTCTACCGAGTTGTGTTTTTTTTCCCGAACGTGCTCTCAATCGTTGTCATTGCGGTGCTTTGGCGGTTTATTTATAATCCATCGCTTGGTTTCTTAAACGGGTTCCTGTCATTCATTCTTAATCGAAAAGTGGAAATTCCATGGCTAGGAGATTCCCAGTATTCCCTGTGGGCGTTGTTACCACCGGCGATCTGGTCAGGTATCGGCTTCTTTATGATCCTAATGATTGCTGCCATTAAGAGTATCCCAGCAGCGTTATATGAGTCAGCTGAGATGGATGGGGCTAGACAATGGAAGCAATTCACTAACATCACTTTGCCTCTCATCTGGGAGCAGGTAAAGGTGTCTGTGGTTTTAATCGTAATTACATCGTTAAACGGCTCCTTTGCCATTGTTAGCGTCATGACAGAGGGCGGCCCGGATAACTCCACTCAAGTGCTGGGCTACTATTTGTACCAAATGGGCTTCAAACAATATCATATGGGCTACGCGTCCTCAATAGGCGTTCTAATCTTGGTGCTTTCGCTTATAACAACCGTCATCTTGCAGAGATTAATGAAAAGAGAAGTGGTTGAGGTTTCATGA
- a CDS encoding ABC transporter substrate-binding protein translates to MNKKKLSFLSLVVLLILTIGLTGCGGSNKSTEPEKSSPSASTPGSSPSGTEDSGPVIAGDFEVQYCVGGYGDAWQKSMLAQFKAKYPDVNIKESAGPKINDQMKPRWIQGDPPDLIFIDCAGGLDVLQAIKDNQLMDLTEWFKTAQNTDGELISDSLIAPPQSYDGKTYAIPYVFGSWGTFYDQALFKKNSWEVPTDFDSFLAVSDKIKASGMTPYIHTGVHMGYFLGGFLFPGIVSANGDDPSIMQDMAAMKPGIFKSEPVMKALQQVVTMRDKGFIDKAAVALNHTDSQIQFVQHKDAFIPNGLWVENEMNKDTPAGFEFGVIPSITQASGGKYIANPYTTPVAVAQKAKNPEAAKAFIQFMFTKKSAIEWAELTGALLNVKVDLNGTKASGLSMSASKYYSSPDLVVLPAVTFNADLQKEMENATLALSDGKITPEQWVERVDKASEKARGKS, encoded by the coding sequence ATGAACAAAAAGAAATTATCGTTTCTAAGCTTGGTCGTACTACTCATACTCACGATTGGACTGACTGGTTGTGGAGGCTCCAACAAATCGACAGAACCGGAAAAATCGTCACCATCAGCATCAACACCGGGGAGTAGCCCAAGCGGCACAGAAGATTCCGGGCCCGTCATCGCAGGAGATTTCGAGGTTCAATACTGCGTCGGCGGGTACGGGGATGCGTGGCAGAAATCAATGCTCGCACAGTTTAAGGCAAAATATCCGGATGTGAACATTAAAGAATCAGCAGGTCCCAAAATAAATGATCAAATGAAGCCCCGTTGGATTCAGGGCGATCCACCAGATCTTATATTCATTGATTGTGCGGGTGGACTAGATGTGCTTCAGGCCATCAAAGACAACCAGCTCATGGATTTAACGGAGTGGTTCAAGACAGCTCAGAATACTGACGGAGAGTTAATTTCTGACTCCTTAATCGCGCCGCCACAATCGTATGACGGCAAAACGTATGCCATCCCTTATGTATTCGGATCTTGGGGAACGTTCTATGATCAAGCTCTCTTCAAGAAAAATAGCTGGGAAGTACCGACTGATTTCGATAGCTTCCTAGCCGTAAGCGATAAAATAAAAGCTTCTGGCATGACCCCGTATATTCATACTGGCGTGCACATGGGTTACTTCTTAGGCGGGTTCTTGTTCCCAGGCATCGTATCGGCTAATGGTGATGATCCTTCTATCATGCAAGATATGGCTGCAATGAAGCCAGGAATATTCAAGAGCGAGCCTGTCATGAAGGCGTTGCAGCAGGTTGTTACTATGCGCGACAAAGGCTTCATTGATAAAGCAGCTGTAGCGCTGAACCATACTGACTCGCAAATCCAGTTCGTTCAGCACAAAGACGCGTTTATCCCGAATGGATTATGGGTTGAAAATGAAATGAACAAAGATACACCGGCAGGCTTTGAATTTGGAGTGATTCCTTCTATTACACAAGCATCCGGTGGTAAGTATATCGCTAATCCTTACACTACCCCGGTCGCAGTAGCTCAAAAGGCGAAAAATCCAGAGGCAGCAAAGGCATTCATTCAATTTATGTTTACTAAGAAATCAGCGATTGAATGGGCGGAGCTTACAGGAGCTTTACTAAACGTCAAGGTTGATCTCAACGGAACGAAAGCGAGTGGGCTCTCCATGAGCGCCAGCAAGTACTATAGCAGCCCGGATCTGGTTGTTTTACCTGCTGTGACCTTCAACGCGGATCTTCAGAAAGAGATGGAGAATGCTACTCTTGCATTATCAGACGGTAAGATTACGCCTGAGCAGTGGGTGGAGCGTGTAGACAAAGCATCGGAGAAAGCGCGCGGGAAATCATAA